Below is a genomic region from Verrucomicrobiota bacterium.
TAGATTTAGTATATAGTCATGATTGCTCGTAAGAAAAAGGCAGAAAATACAGGCTTCCAATTGGCACCCATGATTGATATGACTTTTCTCTTATTGATCTTTTTCATGGTGACTACAAAGATCACTAAGCAAAAAGTTAAATTGGATATTGGTTTGCCTATCGCCTCTGCTGCAGTCACTCCCAGGGATCTTAGCGGGAGAGAAGTTATTAATCTTGATATAAATGGCAATGTATTTATCGGGGATAAGCCTAGTGATCACAAAGCGTTAAAAGAGTACTTAAAAAAGCGTTTTATAGCTGTCCCACCTCTGAAGGTGTACCTTCGTGCTGATGCCAAATCTCCAGCAAAGGAGATAAAGAAGGTCATGGCAATTTGTGCTGAGGCTGGGGCAATAGAGGTTGTTTTTGGGTCATATAAAAAACAATAATTAACACTTTATGAGAAGACGTAGGCCAAACAATGATACTGTAGAAATACAAATGGGACCGATGATAGACATCGTCTTCTTATTATTAGTATTTTTTTTAGTGACAGCTAAACCAATTAAGCCAGAAAGCGATGTGGGGATACGATTGCCTGGAACGGTACCCCAGGAGGAAATATTAGATCTTCCTGACGAGCAACGTGTTGTTATTCAACAAAATGGTCAAGTGGTTCTTAATGATATGCAACTAGATGGGCCTAATGATAAAAAACTTCCCAATCTACTAAA
It encodes:
- a CDS encoding biopolymer transporter ExbD, giving the protein MRRRRPNNDTVEIQMGPMIDIVFLLLVFFLVTAKPIKPESDVGIRLPGTVPQEEILDLPDEQRVVIQQNGQVVLNDMQLDGPNDKKLPNLLKILKRLKEASEANKSQPMVTIDAHDESDHQRIMDVLNVCATAEIVGVTLATVSQEEDF
- a CDS encoding biopolymer transporter ExbD is translated as MIARKKKAENTGFQLAPMIDMTFLLLIFFMVTTKITKQKVKLDIGLPIASAAVTPRDLSGREVINLDINGNVFIGDKPSDHKALKEYLKKRFIAVPPLKVYLRADAKSPAKEIKKVMAICAEAGAIEVVFGSYKKQ